GTTGAGGGAGACGAGGACCTCATTACTGCGCTTGACCGTGAGACGGTAGAAGAAGCAGGCTTGTTTTTAGAAGACGAGAGAATTCCTGTAGTTGCATGGTATTGGGAAAGTACTAATACGTACACGGTATTTGTAATCGCCAAAGTGAAACGATACGTTGAAATCCCGAATGGATTTGAAACAACAGGAAGAGTAACGATGAATATAGAAACAGCGAAACAAATGATCATTAAAACGGAGGGCGAAGGGATGCGTGCGGATTTGCTCAGGATTGTAGAATCGAATTATTCGAATTTCTTCCTCTGAAATGCAAATACCAAGTATCCTCTTATTCGCATTGGTTTAACTGTAGAAACCGTATGATTTGTTGTTTATGGTGGGTGTCATGTTCCGTAAATTCCTTAATGATATAAATTAGAGAATAATGAGCTCCAGTACTAGGACAATTAGATACACCATTCACAGTTAATCGCCTAGTTAGCCTTTCAATGGTCATTTCATGAAGCAATTGTACTAATAGTTGTCTTGTAGCTACTGTTTCATCGATAAGCTTGGATTTAGAGATACCTGATTGTATATACTCGGAAGCCCGCTTGTTGAAGGTATCATAATCAGGGAAACTTATTTCATTGCCGCTTTGAACAGCGGGCAGAATTTCGGATATAAGGTATCTGTCCCAATTAAAAAGATGCGCAATGACCTCGCTGATTGACCATTTGTTCTTCGCAATTGGCGCAAACCATAACGTTTCATTCATATTTTCCAATGAGCGTATCCAATTAGAGAAATTTTTGAATGAATGAAGAATTTCATTCTGCGTCATCTCCATACCTCCACTAATAATTTAGAAAATCATATCACAATTCAGATTAAATGCAAACACTTGTTCTCTTTTTATTTACGTGCTATGATTTGGATAATAAAGGTAAAGCTTGATGCTGTATCGAATTACCTGGTTGAATATTTATTATTGGAGGAGATCTGAGGATGAGTTTAAAAGTTGGACCGTATGATCTGCAGCAATCTGATATTTCAGGAGCGAAGTGGCAGGAGGTTCGCGCGGAAGAACTGGTCATCGATAATGTCAGCCTGGCCAGAACTTCGATTAATAATGTAAATATGAATGCCATGAAGTTGAACGATGTGAATATGAGCGAAATTCAAATTACGGATGCAAACATGACGGGGGTAAGCATTAGACTTGCGAATATCAGTCACGCCAGCATCGATCATGTTTATTTGATTGGCACCGAGTTTAAAAATGTCGTTTTGCCCAAGGAAGGCGAACCGCAATACAAACCTGACGGTCAATATGATTCAACAATCTTTAAGAACTGTAACCTCTCGAAATCCCAATTTAACAACTGTGATTTATCCAATGTTAATCTCGACAATTGCAATATTGCCGGTTTGCGAATCAACGGAATTCTGATTTCGGATCTGCTAAAGGATCAGTAAATCTATTATCCTGTACGGGAGGTCAGAATTTATGAGCGAACAAGTCCTTAAAGAAGAGAAGGGCAAATCCAGAGTTAAGCTTGGCAAGACCATTCAGGTTCGATTAGTATCGGATCTGGCAAAGTCACAAGCTTATTATCGCGATTGCCTTGGATTTTCGATTGATGATTGGGGACATGCGGAGCGTGATGAAGTCTGTTTTATCCTCCAACAGGCTGTTGCCGGAGAGGATGTTATACCGAACGCCGTCTCTGCCAAGCGTCATAGCTATCCAACGGAATGGGATGGGCCGGAAAATGCATAGGATACCTATATCCATATTGGTTGGGAAGAGCTCGACGCATTTGTGGAAGAGGTCCGTGACAAAGGCGGTATTATCGGGGTTGAAGCCTTTACAGGCGAACATGGCGGCTGGGAATTCAAGAATGCCCATATCCATGATCCAGACCATTACAATATTGTTTTAGGCGCAATGCGAAGAAAGGTATAGTCTTTAATACCATGATAAGAAAGTAGGACGATTATGAATCCTATCTCTAATAAAATCAATGGCATTTTTATACCCGTAAGCAATGTTGAAAATGCCCGCGATTGGTATTGTGATATTCTAGGTCTTCCTACTGACGGCGAGATATATTTCGGACATATTTATGTCCTGCCGATGGAAGGGCCAAGCATTGTGTTGGACAGCAAAATTTACTCGAGTGAAAACCTGTATAAGGCACCGGCATTTCAATTTCATACGGCAGACATTGAACAGGCCTATTCATTTATGCAAGAGAAGAAGGTGGATCTGATTACGGGAATCGAGAATGGTCACTGGTTTAATTTCAAGGATCCGGATGGAAACTTGCTGATGGTTTGCAAGTAAGTCTATTTAAGTAAACAAAGAAGGCTGCAAACGCAGCCTTCTTTGTTTACTAGAACATCCGCTAAAAATAATAAGGAGGAATTACCTCAATGAACTTTGAACAGCTGGTACCGATTCTTCGTATTTTTGACGAGGCGAAAGCAAGGGAGTTTTATTTGGACTTTTTAGGCTTCACTGTGGATTGGGAGCATCGTTTTGAATCGGATATGCCCTTATATATGCAGGTTTCAAAGGGGGGAATCAGACTACACCTGAGCGAACATCATGGAGACTGCAGCCCGGGTTCGGCTATTCGTATCGAAATGACCGGGATAAGGGAATTACATAAGGAATTATTGGACAAGAAATATAAATATGCAAGGCCCGGACTGGAAGAAACGCCGTGGAACACGCTGGAATGCAGAATCGGCGACCCGTTCGGCAACCGGATTGTGTTTAGCGAATCGAAGGTAGACAAGTAGGAGGCGCTGGATATAAGAATACTTCCAGGTATTATTTTGATAATCGTATTTCTGCTGGTCACTTTCTTTGGACTTGGTCCCGTGTTATTTGCTGACGGGAGCATGACGGAGAGAATGATTACATTAGGAATTGTCATTCTTATTTATGCTGCGATTGCTGTCGCTGCCTACTTCATGTTCAAGAAGAAACGGTAACACTACAAGTCGACGGTCCAGGCTCAGTTCAAAACCTGTCATATTTCTCCTTAATTCCCGCATACGAATAGTGAGTTGATGTAACGTGCTGGGAAAGGGGACCAAATGCGAATGGATTGGATCAATGACCAGATTATCCGATTGGCACAATCTTCACTGCCTCCGGAGGCGGAACTCGTCATGATGGAGGATCCTCCTAACGAATATGCGATTTATCCCCAAGACTTAAGCGGGGATGGCGTTCCGGAGCTGACCGTTGTGTATCGCTGGCAAGATGAGCTTTATGTCCATATTTTGCAATACCGGCATGTCGGCTGGACGATAGCGGCAGCTGCGAAAGGCGAAGGTTATGGTGTCGCAGAGCTGACCGCTGTGCCAGTAACGAGTCGTTTTGTTAATAACCTTATTATTAACTGGCGGACTGGGGATGAACAGACGAGACGCGCTGTCTATGAATGGAGTCCTGTAGGCTTCAGGAATATTGTACCCGATGATCGTTTGTTGGAGACTAGAGCGATATCGCTCTATCCGGGATCCGAGAAAACAACAAGCGGAACCAGATGGGGCTATATTAACGGAATTGGCACGATGGTAATACCCCCGCGTTTTGACCGTGCAGAGGATTTTCAGACGAATGGGCTTGCTATTGTAAGCGCGGATAATGGCAATGGCTTAATTAACACAACAGGAGCTTATTTTGTCAGACCCGTTTATAGCTTCATTGCTCCTTTTTCGGAAGGAAGAGCGGTTGTTATTGACGACAAGGGAAAATACAGGCTGCTTAATGATTCTGGAATTATTGTTACGAGCAATGGTTATTCCTATATGGCAGATATGCATGATGGAAGAGCGATGGTAAACAACCAGCTTGAAGGCGGCAAGACCGTCTATGGCTATATTGACCGCTCAGGTAAAGAGGTTATACCGCTTCGTTATGAAGATGCTACAGATTTTTCTAATAGACATGCGGTTGTAAAAATAAAAGACAATGTTTATGCCTTAATCCGTCATGACGGTTCAAAGGAAGCGGAGTATCATTTCCCTTTTGTAGGAGTTCTGGGAGATGGATTATTGCCATTCCAGCAGACGGCGAATGGGAAATACGGCTATATCAACGAGAAGGGCACGGTGAAAATTCAGCCGACCTATTCGATGGCGTTTCCGTTCCAGAACGGCCGGGCAATCGTGAATAACGCGGAGGATTTTGGCGCGGAATACGGTGTGATTGATACAAAAGGAAATCTGGTCATACAGACGATCTATAACGATATCATGGCGATTGGCCAGCAGCGGTATGCGGTTGGGAAAGCGATTGATCCGGATCAATCGTTCCTTGGCTCAATGTATGCGATCTTTGATTCCGATGGCAAACGCCTGACGGATTTTGTCTATACCGACGTACAGCCATATCGAAAAGGACTCGCTTCGGTCAGCAACGGGAAGACTACTTTCTTCATTAACACCAGCGGAAATCCGGCTCCCGGGTATCCGCAGTTCCAGGGAAGCGGTACCTTGAAACTCGAGGATGACCTCATTCAGGTCAATATTGATCAGAGGATTAAATATGCCAACC
This region of Paenibacillus sp. JDR-2 genomic DNA includes:
- a CDS encoding DUF6954 family protein; the protein is MLPGIILIIVFLLVTFFGLGPVLFADGSMTERMITLGIVILIYAAIAVAAYFMFKKKR
- a CDS encoding WG repeat-containing protein, giving the protein MDWINDQIIRLAQSSLPPEAELVMMEDPPNEYAIYPQDLSGDGVPELTVVYRWQDELYVHILQYRHVGWTIAAAAKGEGYGVAELTAVPVTSRFVNNLIINWRTGDEQTRRAVYEWSPVGFRNIVPDDRLLETRAISLYPGSEKTTSGTRWGYINGIGTMVIPPRFDRAEDFQTNGLAIVSADNGNGLINTTGAYFVRPVYSFIAPFSEGRAVVIDDKGKYRLLNDSGIIVTSNGYSYMADMHDGRAMVNNQLEGGKTVYGYIDRSGKEVIPLRYEDATDFSNRHAVVKIKDNVYALIRHDGSKEAEYHFPFVGVLGDGLLPFQQTANGKYGYINEKGTVKIQPTYSMAFPFQNGRAIVNNAEDFGAEYGVIDTKGNLVIQTIYNDIMAIGQQRYAVGKAIDPDQSFLGSMYAIFDSDGKRLTDFVYTDVQPYRKGLASVSNGKTTFFINTSGNPAPGYPQFQGSGTLKLEDDLIQVNIDQRIKYANRNGRIVWEPNTVIPLRLPYLVREHKYKPNKDYVVYYPAVEGITDHAAQERLNETLKVMSQVKPIPGDELLGYTYSGDFEVTLFKKNLLEIEMTGYNYPAGAAHGMPTKVYAHIDVSNGDMYTLKDLFKPGSDYVKVLSDIVGEQIKTDPQYDYVFPDTYKGIKPDQPFFVTQDALHLYFEPYEIGPYAAGFPAFRIPYSQIMNIIDERGDFWRSFHP
- a CDS encoding pentapeptide repeat-containing protein; this translates as MSLKVGPYDLQQSDISGAKWQEVRAEELVIDNVSLARTSINNVNMNAMKLNDVNMSEIQITDANMTGVSIRLANISHASIDHVYLIGTEFKNVVLPKEGEPQYKPDGQYDSTIFKNCNLSKSQFNNCDLSNVNLDNCNIAGLRINGILISDLLKDQ
- a CDS encoding glyoxalase superfamily protein, whose product is MNFEQLVPILRIFDEAKAREFYLDFLGFTVDWEHRFESDMPLYMQVSKGGIRLHLSEHHGDCSPGSAIRIEMTGIRELHKELLDKKYKYARPGLEETPWNTLECRIGDPFGNRIVFSESKVDK
- a CDS encoding DinB family protein, which gives rise to MTQNEILHSFKNFSNWIRSLENMNETLWFAPIAKNKWSISEVIAHLFNWDRYLISEILPAVQSGNEISFPDYDTFNKRASEYIQSGISKSKLIDETVATRQLLVQLLHEMTIERLTRRLTVNGVSNCPSTGAHYSLIYIIKEFTEHDTHHKQQIIRFLQLNQCE
- a CDS encoding VOC family protein; translated protein: MNPISNKINGIFIPVSNVENARDWYCDILGLPTDGEIYFGHIYVLPMEGPSIVLDSKIYSSENLYKAPAFQFHTADIEQAYSFMQEKKVDLITGIENGHWFNFKDPDGNLLMVCK
- a CDS encoding NUDIX domain-containing protein, translated to MLKPLFGVWPTDKRIAGIHSIPVTSDGSIVMVWDKYEQNLTTVGGRVEGDEDLITALDRETVEEAGLFLEDERIPVVAWYWESTNTYTVFVIAKVKRYVEIPNGFETTGRVTMNIETAKQMIIKTEGEGMRADLLRIVESNYSNFFL